CTTTGACTCCGTAGCCGTGCAGCAAATCCGTCATCGCCAGCAGCTTGTCCGGCGAGCCCGTTGCCTCGATGGTCAGCGCGTGCGGCGACACGTCCACAATCTTGGAACGGAAGATATCTGCGATCTCGACGATCTGCGCGCGCGTCTCAGCCGACGCCTTGACCTTGACGAGCAGCAGTTCCCGCTCGACCGACGCATCTCGATCCAGTTCGACGATCTTGAGCACGTTGATCAGCTTGTTCAGCTGTTTGACCACCTGCTCGAGCGGCTTGTCCTCGACGTTGACCACGATCGTGATCCGCGACACGTTGTCGTGTTCGGTGGGGCCTACGGCGAGCGAGTGGATGTTGAAGCCGCGCCGCGCGAATAGACCCGAGATCCGGGCCAGCACTCCGGGCTTGTTCTCGACGAGGACGGAAAGCGTGTGGCGAGCCATCAGACGATCCCCTCCGGAGTGTCGTGAAGCACGTCGGCGTGCTCCTTCTCGAATGCCGGTCCCAGGATAATGTCGTCGTTGGAGGCGCCCGCCGGGACCATCGGGTAGCACTTCTCCTTCGGGTCGACTCGGAAGTCGATGATCACCGTACGGTCGTCGATCTCCATCGCCTTGCGGATCGTCGACTCAACCTCCGCGGCAGTCTCGCACCGCAGGCCGACCGCGCCGTACGCATCGGCCAGCTTCACGTGGTCGGGGATCATGCCCCCCAAGTCAACCTGGCTGTAGCGCTCTTCGTAGAACAGCTCCTGCCACTGGCGCACCATGCCGAGCGAGGCGTTGTTGATCACAGCGATCTTGACCGGGATGTTCTCGGTCGTCATCGTCGCCAACTCCTGGCTCGTCATCTGGAAACACCCGTCGCCGTCGATCAGCCACACCGGGCGCTCGGGACATCCCATCTTGGCTCCCATTGCCGCGGGAATCCCGTAGCCCATCGTGCCGAGCCCGCCGGAGTTGATCCACCGGTGCGGACTGCTGAACTTCAAGTACTGCGACGCCCACATCTGATGCTGCCCGACGCCCGAAACGTAGATCGCCTCGGTGCCGACCAACTCGCCGATCTTTTGGATGACGTACTCCGGCTTGAGCACGCCGTCGGGCTCCTGCTCGTAGTTGAGCGGATACCGCGCGCGCCACTGGTCGAGCATCGCAATCCACTCCGAGTAGTCGGGCGCGCCGCGCTCGACGAGCAGTTCTTCGACGGCCTCGCAGATGTCCTGGATCACGCTGCGCGCGTCGCCGACGATCGGCACGTCCACGAAGCGATTCTTGCCGATCTCGGCGGGGTCGATGTCCGCATGGATGATCTTCGCGTGCGGGGCGAATGCGTCGAGTTTGCCCGTCACTCGATCGTCGAAGCGCGCGCCGAGTGCGACGAGCAGATCCGCGCGCTGCATCGCGGTGACCGCCGTGTAGTTCCCGTGCATGCCCGGCATCCCCAAGCACCGAGGGTCGTCGTCGGGCAGCGCGCCGCGCGCCATGAGCGTGGTGACCACCGGCGCACCGGTGAGTTCAACCAGCCTGCGCAGTTGTTCGGACGCGCGCGCGCGAACGACTCCACCACCGACGTACAGAACCGGCCGGGACGCGCTCAGCAGCATCCGGGCCGCCTCCCGAATCTGCTTTTGATTGCCCTTGGTGACCGGGTGGTAGCCGGCGAGATCCGGCT
This is a stretch of genomic DNA from Actinomycetota bacterium. It encodes these proteins:
- a CDS encoding acetolactate synthase large subunit, with amino-acid sequence MKITGAQATMKSLEMEGVEVTFGIPGGAILPLFDPMRDSPIRNVLCRHEQGAAHAAEGYAHATGEVGVCIATSGPGATNLVTGLANAFMDSIPMVAITGQVARWAVGGDAFQECDATGITMPVTKHNFLVMDPQDIPRVINEAFHIAKTGRPGPVLVDIPKDVLQAEMAWWYPEKPDLAGYHPVTKGNQKQIREAARMLLSASRPVLYVGGGVVRARASEQLRRLVELTGAPVVTTLMARGALPDDDPRCLGMPGMHGNYTAVTAMQRADLLVALGARFDDRVTGKLDAFAPHAKIIHADIDPAEIGKNRFVDVPIVGDARSVIQDICEAVEELLVERGAPDYSEWIAMLDQWRARYPLNYEQEPDGVLKPEYVIQKIGELVGTEAIYVSGVGQHQMWASQYLKFSSPHRWINSGGLGTMGYGIPAAMGAKMGCPERPVWLIDGDGCFQMTSQELATMTTENIPVKIAVINNASLGMVRQWQELFYEERYSQVDLGGMIPDHVKLADAYGAVGLRCETAAEVESTIRKAMEIDDRTVIIDFRVDPKEKCYPMVPAGASNDDIILGPAFEKEHADVLHDTPEGIV
- the ilvN gene encoding acetolactate synthase small subunit, producing MARHTLSVLVENKPGVLARISGLFARRGFNIHSLAVGPTEHDNVSRITIVVNVEDKPLEQVVKQLNKLINVLKIVELDRDASVERELLLVKVKASAETRAQIVEIADIFRSKIVDVSPHALTIEATGSPDKLLAMTDLLHGYGVKEMVRTGLVALGRGDKAITEKQLRVAERAG